One segment of Mugil cephalus isolate CIBA_MC_2020 chromosome 14, CIBA_Mcephalus_1.1, whole genome shotgun sequence DNA contains the following:
- the vps45 gene encoding vacuolar protein sorting-associated protein 45: MNVTLAVKQYISKMIESSGPGMKVLLMDRETTSIVSVVYTQSEILQKEVYLFERIDSQNRDNMKHLKAICFLRPTKENVEHLIQELRRPKYSVYFIYFSNVISKSEIKALAEADEQEVVAEVQEFYGDFIAVNPHLFSLNLQGVSRGRSWEPSMLSRCTQGLTSVLLALKKCPMIRYQLSSDMSKRLAESVKQIITKEYELFDFRKTEVPPLLLILDRSDDAITPLLNQWTYQAMVHELLGLNNNRIDLSRVPGISKDLKEVVLSAENDEFYANNLYLNFGEIGTNIKNLMEDFQKKRPKGQQKLESITDMKAFVDNYPQFKKMSGTVSKHVTVVGELSRLVAERQLMEVSEVEQELACQNDHSNAQQSVRRLLQNPRLSELDAVRLVMLYALRYERHSSSVLPSLMDELSRRGVSERHRRMVQCVVEYGGKRVRGSDLITPTDAVAITKQFFKGLKGVENVYTQHQPLLHDTLDQLIKGRLKDSQFPYLGASSLRDRPQDILVFVIGGATYEEALSVYNLNRITPGVRIVLGGSSIHNTKSFLEEVMSATGHISGGDRAQGSGRHGNRR, encoded by the exons ATGAATGTGACTCTCGCCGTGAAGCAGTACATCTCCAAGATGATCGAGAGCAGTGGGCCCGGGATGAAGGTGCTGCTCATGGATAGAGAGACG ACCAGTATAGTGAGTGTGGTCTACACTCAGTCTGAGATCCTGCAGAAGGAGGTTTACCTTTTTGAACGCATCGACTCTCAGAACAGAGACAACATGAAGCACCTGAAGGCAATCTGCTTCCTGAGACCCACCAAG GAGAACGTAGAACATCTGATCCAGGAGCTGAGGAGACCAAAGTACAGCGTCTACTTCATCT actTCAGTAACGTCATCAGTAAGAGTGAGATCAAAGCTCTGGCCGAGGCTGACGAACAGGAGGTGGTGGCTGAAGTCCAG gagtTTTATGGAGACTTCATCGCTGTGAACCCTCACCTGTTCTCCCTGAACCTGCAGGGAGTCTCCAGG GGGCGGAGCTGGGAGCCCTCCATGTTGTCACGCTGTACCCAGGGTCTGACCTCTGTCCTCCTCGCTCTGAAGAAATGTCCAATGATCCGCTACCAGCTGTCCTCAGACATGTCCAAACGTCTGGCTGAGAGCGTCAAG CAAATCATCACCAAGGAGTACGAGCTGTTCGACTTCAGGAAGACTGAagttcctcctctgctgctgatcCTCGATCGCAGCGACGACGCCATCACGCCGCTGCTCAACCAG tggaCGTACCAGGCCATGGTCCACGAGCTGCTGGGGCTGAACAACAACCGCATCGACCTGTCCAGGGTCCCGGGGATCAGCAAAGACCTGAAGGAGGTGGTTCTGTCCGCGGAGAACGACGAGTTCTACGCCAAC AACTTGTACCTGAACTTCGGTGAGATCGGCACCAACATCAAGAACCTGATGGAGGATTTCCAGAAGAAGAGGCCGAAAGGACAACAGAAGCTGGAGTCCATCACAGACATGAAG GCCTTCGTAGATAACTACCCTCAGTTCAAGAAGATGTCGGGCACCGTGTCCAAACATGTGACGGTGGTGGGGGAGTTGTCCCGGCTGGTGGCGGAGCGGCAGCTGATGGAGGTGTCCGaggtggagcaggagctggCCTGTCAGAACGACCACTCCAACGCCCAGCAG AGTGTCCGGCGGCTGCTGCAGAACCCTCGCCTCTCGGAGCTGGACGCCGTCCGGCTCGTGATGCTCTACGCTCTGAGGTACGAACGCCACAGCAGCAGCGTCCTCCCGTCTCTGATGGACGAGCTGAGCCGGAGGGGAGTGTCCGAGCGCCACCGCAGG atggTTCAGTGTGTGGTGGAGTACGGCGGCAAGAGAGTCAGAGGAAGTGACCTCATCACACCGACCGACGCCGTCGCCATCACCAAACAGTTCTTTAAGGGACTCAAG ggggTGGAGAACGTCTACACTCAGCATCAGCCTCTGCTTCACGACACCTTGGATCAGCTGATCAAAGGACGACTCAAAGACAGTCAGTTCCCGTACCTGGGAGCCAGCAGCCTCCGAGACAG GCCTCAGGACATCCTGGTGTTTGTGATCGGTGGAGCCACGTATGAAGAAGCTCTGAGCGTCTACAACCTGAACCGGATCACACCTGGAGTCCGGATCGTCCTGGGAGGAAGCAGCATCCACAACACCAAGAG CTTCCTGGAGGAAGTGATGTCAGCGACGGGTCACATCAGCGGCGGCGACAGAGCACAGGGAAGtggtcgccatggcaacagacgTTGA